A genomic region of Pseudoalteromonas piscicida contains the following coding sequences:
- a CDS encoding DUF6678 family protein, with protein MKIRERFSCSYMSNAKWRKLFSVVNENNVQFTHCQWKLVNETDPKLGHLPDFDSLGEYYVGDCGALNGPFDFELIEWLFIPASLGYKPYEGSPTIYKTQSVQHLIEQLNVLGEFEFTSDDEGLKIFGYKP; from the coding sequence GTGAAAATTCGAGAAAGGTTTTCTTGTTCATATATGTCTAATGCTAAATGGAGAAAGCTTTTTAGCGTTGTTAATGAAAACAACGTGCAATTCACTCATTGTCAGTGGAAGCTTGTAAACGAAACTGACCCTAAGCTAGGGCACTTACCAGATTTTGACTCACTTGGTGAATATTATGTTGGTGATTGTGGTGCTTTGAATGGCCCTTTCGACTTCGAGTTAATCGAATGGTTATTTATTCCAGCATCACTAGGTTATAAACCATATGAAGGCTCTCCAACCATTTACAAGACTCAAAGTGTTCAACATCTGATCGAGCAGTTAAATGTTTTGGGAGAGTTTGAGTTCACAAGTGATGACGAAGGTTTAAAAATCTTTGGGTATAAACCCTAA
- a CDS encoding integron integrase — protein sequence MRTRSPFLNHIAEFMLTKQYSLRTVDIYLKWISSYIHFHDKRHPASMGDNEVVEYLDYLVLKRNVSPKTQATALNALSFLYKQIIKQDLCPNLTFVRSKRQSKLPIVMTPDEVKRLMSFLSKRYYLISGLMYGSGLRVMEAVQLRVQDIDFDYKCIRIWNGKGNKHRVVTLATELIPLLRNQIAQVNEYLKLDSQNEYYAGVWMPNALARKYPSANKSIAWQYLFPSYKLSADPETGEIRRHHFHQTGVRKAVKEAAKKAQITKPITPHTFRHSFATHLLQSGADIRTVQAQLGHSDVKTTQIYTHVLQLGANGVVSPLSKIF from the coding sequence ATGAGAACTCGTTCACCATTTTTAAACCACATCGCAGAGTTTATGCTGACTAAGCAATATTCGCTCAGAACCGTTGATATATATCTTAAGTGGATTTCTTCCTATATTCATTTTCATGATAAGCGCCACCCAGCTTCAATGGGCGATAACGAGGTTGTCGAATATCTCGACTACCTTGTACTTAAACGCAATGTGTCGCCTAAAACACAAGCGACAGCGTTAAATGCATTATCTTTTCTGTATAAGCAAATAATTAAACAGGATTTGTGTCCTAATTTAACGTTTGTCAGAAGCAAGCGCCAATCTAAGTTGCCAATTGTTATGACCCCCGATGAGGTTAAACGCCTCATGTCGTTTTTAAGTAAACGATATTATTTAATTTCAGGTTTAATGTATGGTAGCGGCCTACGTGTAATGGAAGCCGTTCAACTACGAGTTCAGGACATTGATTTTGACTACAAGTGCATTCGGATCTGGAATGGAAAAGGGAATAAACATCGGGTAGTTACACTTGCCACTGAACTTATACCTTTGCTAAGAAATCAAATTGCTCAGGTTAATGAATACTTAAAATTAGATTCCCAGAACGAATATTATGCTGGTGTTTGGATGCCAAACGCACTAGCAAGAAAATATCCTAGCGCCAATAAGTCAATTGCTTGGCAGTATCTATTTCCCTCATATAAGTTAAGTGCTGATCCTGAAACTGGCGAGATCCGCCGACATCATTTTCATCAAACAGGAGTACGTAAAGCGGTTAAAGAGGCAGCCAAAAAAGCACAAATAACAAAACCTATAACGCCCCACACTTTTAGACATTCATTTGCTACTCATTTACTACAAAGTGGTGCAGATATTAGAACCGTACAAGCTCAACTTGGTCATTCCGATGTGAAGACAACGCAAATATATACTCATGTTTTACAGCTAGGCGCAAACGGTGTTGTTAGCCCTTTGAGCAAAATTTTCTAG
- a CDS encoding DUF2057 family protein: MRLKYTLATAVLLLSPLSQAALLSFPEEIIPLQVDDKTIEHSFFSKVRELDLAKGEYAVKMRYTDLYEVGYDDHETIESKPFWAKISIDQDGEYQVEFNRPDNVVAAKAFADQPLIMLQAPNESLATTLVVTQERPRVTTAMVSEPSTSTAPRYSTPSTATRAVTPAAPKSAHPDVVGMLEYWWQQATPEQKRLFLEKIKGN; encoded by the coding sequence ATGCGCTTAAAATATACGCTTGCGACCGCTGTTTTACTGTTGTCACCGCTTTCACAGGCTGCGTTGCTAAGTTTTCCTGAAGAAATTATTCCCTTGCAAGTTGATGATAAAACCATTGAACACTCATTCTTCTCCAAAGTGCGAGAGTTGGACTTAGCCAAAGGGGAGTATGCGGTCAAAATGCGTTACACCGACTTGTATGAAGTGGGCTATGACGACCACGAAACCATAGAGTCGAAGCCATTTTGGGCAAAAATAAGTATCGATCAAGACGGCGAGTATCAGGTTGAATTTAACCGACCTGACAATGTGGTTGCAGCAAAGGCATTTGCAGATCAGCCATTGATTATGTTGCAAGCACCCAATGAATCGTTAGCGACAACATTGGTAGTGACACAAGAAAGACCAAGAGTAACGACAGCGATGGTAAGTGAGCCTTCAACATCCACTGCACCACGTTATTCAACGCCAAGTACTGCCACACGAGCCGTTACGCCAGCGGCGCCTAAATCAGCACATCCAGATGTGGTTGGTATGTTGGAGTATTGGTGGCAACAAGCAACCCCAGAACAAAAACGGTTGTTTTTGGAAAAAATAAAGGGCAATTAA